A genomic segment from Castor canadensis chromosome 1, mCasCan1.hap1v2, whole genome shotgun sequence encodes:
- the Ints5 gene encoding integrator complex subunit 5 yields the protein MSALCDPPGAPGPPGPVPATHGPAPLSAQELSQEIKAFLTGVDPILGHQLSAREHARCGLLLLRSLPPARAAVLDHLRGVFDESVRAHLSALDESPVAGPPHLRPPPPSHVPAGGPGLEDVVQEVQQVLSEFIRANPKAWAPVISAWSIDLMGQLSSTYSGQHQRVPHATGSLNELLQLWMGCRATRTLMDIYVQCLSALIGSCPDACVDALLDTSVQHSPHFDWVVAHIGSSFPGTIISRVLSCGLKDFCVHGGAGGGAGGGGGSSSQTPSTDPFPGSPAISGEKRVPKIASVVGILGHLASRHGDSIRRELLRMFHDSLAGGTGGRGGDASLQATVPFLLQLAVMSPALLGTVSGELVDCLKPPSVLSQLQQHLQGFPREELDNMLNLAVHLVSQASGAGAYRLLQFLVDTAMPASVITTQGLAVPDTVREACDRLIQLLLLHLQKLVHHRGGSPGEGVLGPPPPPRPVPFLDALRNHVGELCGETLRLERKRFLWQHQLLGLLSVYTRPSCGPEALGHLLSRARSPEELSLATQLYAGLVVSLSGLLPLAFRSCLARVHAGTLQPPFTARFLRNLALLVGWEQQGGEGPAALSAQFGESASAHLSDLAPLLLHPEEEVAEAAASLLAICPFPLQALSPSQLLGLVRAGVHHFFASLRLHGPPGVASASQLLTRLSQTSPAGLKAVLQLLVEGALHRGNTELFGGEVDGENETLSVVSAPLASASLLDTNRRHTAAVPGPGGIWSVFHAGVIGRGLKPPKFVQSRNQQEVIYNTQSLLSLLVHCCSAPGGTECGGCWGAPTLSPEAAKAVAVTLVESVCPDAAGAELAWPPEEHARATVERDLRIGRRFREQPLLFELLKLVAAAPPALCYCSVLLRGLLAALLGHWEASRHPDTAHSPWHLEASCTLVAVMAEGSLLPPALGNMHEVFSQLAPFEVRLLLLSVWGFLREHGPLPQKFIFQSERGRFIRDFSREGGGEGGPHLAVLHSVLHRNIDRLGLFSGRFQAPSPSTLLRQGT from the exons ATGTCCGCGTTGTGCGACCCTCCCGGGGCCCCTGGGCCTCCCGGGCCTGTCCCTGCCACCCACGGTCCCGCGCCTCTCAG TGCTCAGGAGCTGTCCCAGGAAATCAAGGCTTTTCTGACTGGTGTAGATCCCATTCTGGGTCACCAACTCTCAGCTCGGGAACATGCTCGCTGTGGTCTTCTGCTGCTCCGATCTTTGCCACCTGCTCGGGCTGCTGTGTTGGATCACTTGAGAGGTGTTTTTGATGAGAGTGTCAGAGCCCACCTGTCCGCTCTAGATGAAAGTCCTGTAGCTGGCCCTCCCCACCTCCGTCCACCTCCACCTTCCCATGTCCCTGCTGGGGGACCTGGTCTAGAGGATGTGGTACAAGAAGTACAGCAGGTTCTGTCTGAGTTTATCCGAGCCAATCCAAAGGCCTGGGCACCTGTGATTAGTGCATGGTCCATTGACCTCATGGGACAACTGAGCAGTACATATTCAGGCCAGCATCAGCGTGTCCCCCATGCCACTGGCTCTCTCAATGAACTGCTGCAGTTGTGGATGGGCTGTAGGGCCACCCGCACGTTAATGGACATCTACGTGCAGTGCCTCTCAGCTCTTATTGGTAGCTGCCCAGATGCATGTGTGGATGCCTTGTTGGACACGTCTGTCCAGCATTCTCCACACTTTGACTGGGTTGTGGCACATATTGGCTCCTCTTTTCCTGGCACCATCATCTCCCGAGTCCTTTCCTGTGGCCTTAAGGACTTTTGTGTCCATGGTGGGGCTGGAGGTggagctggtggtggtggtggaagctCTTCTCAAACCCCCTCTACAGATCCATTCCCTGGGTCTCCTGCCATCTCTGGGGAGAAACGGGTGCCCAAGATTGCCTCAGTTGTAGGCATTCTAGGGCACCTGGCTTCCCGCCATGGAGACAGTATCAGACGGGAGCTCCTTCGAATGTTCCATGATAGCCTGGCAGGAGGCACTGGCGGCCGAGGTGGGGATGCTTCTCTTCAGGCCACAGTTCCCTTCCTGTTGCAGTTGGCAGTCATGTCACCAGCTTTGCTAGGCACAGTCTCTGGAGAACTTGTGGATTGCCTCAAGCCCCCATCTGTGCTGAGCCAGCTGCAGCAACACCTGCAGGGCTTCCCTCGAGAGGAGCTGGACAACATGCTGAACCTGGCTGTGCACCTGGTGAGCCAGGCCTCTGGAGCAGGTGCCTACCGCCTGTTGCAATTCCTGGTGGACACAGCTATGCCTGCTTCAGTTATTACCACCCAGGGCCTtgctgtgccagacactgtgcgaGAGGCCTGTGATCGGCTGatccagctgctgctgctgcacctGCAAAAACTGGTTCATCACAGGGGAGGGTCTCCTGGGGAAGGGGTCCTGggcccacccccacctcctcgcCCAGTGCCCTTTCTAGATGCGCTAAGAAACCATGTTGGAGAGCTGTGTGGAGAGACATTACGGCTGGAACGGAAGCGCTTCCTGTGGCAGCATCAGCTCCTTGGCTTGCTATCTGTCTATACTCGGCCAAGCTGTGGACCTGAGGCCTTGGGTCATCTACTGAGCAGAGCTCGAAGCCCTGAAGAATTGAGTTTGGCAACCCAGTTATACGCAGGGTTGGTAGTCAGTCTCTCTGGCCTCCTCCCCCTGGCCTTCAGAAGTTGCCTGGCTCGGGTGCATGCAGGGACTTTACAGCCTCCCTTCACAGCCCGGTTCCTGCGCAATTTGGCACTGTTAGTGGGCTGGGAACAGCAGGGTGGTGAGGGCCCTGCAGCCCTAAGTGCCCAGTTTGGGGAGTCTGCGTCAGCACATCTGTCTGACCTGGCTCCTCTCCTGCTACATCCTGAGGAGGAAGTAGCTGAAGCTGCTGCCTCTCTCCTGGCTATCTGTCCCTTTCCTCTGCAAGCCCTGTCTCCCTCTCAACTCCTGGGACTGGTAAGGGCTGGGGTGCATCACTTCTTTGCCTCTCTGAGGCTGCATGGACCTCCAGGtgtggcctcagcctcccagcttCTCACCCGACTTTCTCAGACTTCCCCAGCTGGGCTCAAGGCTGTCCTACAGCTGCTAGTTGAGGGAGCCCTACACCGGGGCAACACAGAACTGTTTGGAGGGGAAGTAGATGGGGAAAATGAGACTCTCTCAGTTGTTTCAGCTCCTTTGGCTTCTGCCTCCCTGTTGGACACTAATCGGCGGCACACTGCAGCTGTTCCAGGTCCTGGCGGGATCTGGTCAGTTTTCCACGCTGGAGTCATTGGCCGTGGCTTAAAGCCACCCAAGTTTGTTCAGTCTCGAAACCAGCAGGAAGTGATCTATAATACCCAGAGCCTTCTCAGCCTTTTGGTGCACTGCTGTAGTGCCCCAGGGGGCACTGAATGTGGGGGTTGCTGGGGTGCTCCCACCCTCAGCCCAGAGGCAGCCAAGGCAGTAGCAGTGACCTTAGTAGAGAGTGTGTGTCCTGATGCAGCTGGAGCTGAACTGGCCTGGCCCCCAGAGGAACATGCCCGGGCCACTGTGGAGCGGGATCTTCGTATTGGCCGACGCTTCCGGGAACAGCCCTTGCTTTTTGAGTTGTTGAAGTTGGTTGCAGCCGCTCCCCCCGCCCTGTGCTACTGCTCCGTGCTGCTTCGGGGGCTGCTGGCTGCCTTGTTGGGCCATTGGGAAGCCTCTCGCCACCCTGATACTGCCCACTCCCCCTGGCACCTGGAGGCATCTTGCACCCTGGTGGCTGTCATGGCTGAGGGAAGCCTCTTGCCACCAGCCCTAGGTAATATGCATGAGGTATTTAGCCAACTGGCACCCTTTGAAGTGCGTCTATTGCTGCTTAGTGTCTGGGGCTTTCTCCGGGAGCATGGCCCCTTGCCCCAGAAGTTCATCTTTCAGTCCGAGCGTGGCCGCTTCATCCGGGACTTCTCCAGGGAAGGTGGAGGTGAAGGAGGACCCCATCTGGCTGTGCTACACAGTGTCCTCCATCGCAACATCGATCGCCTAGGCCTCTTCTCTGGCCGTTTCCAGGCACCTTCACCGTCCACTCTCCTTCGGCAAGGGACATAA